CCTCTTCGGCAAACGGACTGTCGAGCAGGTTCAGGCGCAGGATGCCGTTACGGTCTGTGAGCAGTTCATGGTTTTGTTCGCCGGCCTTGACCCGTACCGGGCGTTCGGCCCACGGCAGGCTGGAATACTCCATGCGCGCATCCTGGCGGCGCTCTTCGAGGCTGGCGAGACTCTGCTGTGAGCGGCCGTTCGATTCGACGTTCATTGCCGGGTTAAGCCCGGCAAAGCCATAACTGATCCAGTCTTTGGTGACGCTATCCGGCAGGCTGCCGAGCAGTACCACGTTCAACACGTTGGCGCCGATGCCGCCGACCACTGCCAGTGCTCCCAGCGGTACTTCATAGAGTTCGCGCCAAGGTTGGTAGGGGGTGTAACGGTCGTAGCGGCGTGTCACATCAAACGCCGTGACCTCGAAGGTCTTCTGCTCATGCACGCGCACGCGGCGTTGCGGCAACTCCAGCACGCGTGGTTCACCCACATCGATCTGCAGGCTGTGATCGAGCAGTTTGCGCTCGACGCGCTCCTCATGCTCGCTGCGTTGCGGCAACTGGTTGGCGCAACCACTGAGTAGCAGACAGCCACCCGCAAGGATGGCGATGAGGCTGAGGGTGTTTCGCTTGAACATGACGACTCTTGCTAAAGGGGCTGAGATCAGTGGCTGATGCGGGCCTGGATAAAGCTCAGGATATCGGCCACAGGCACTGCCTGGGCTTCGGTTTCCTGGCGGCTCTTGTACTCGAGGTTGCCTTCGGCCAGGCCGCGATCGCTGACTACGATGCGATGCGGGATGCCGATCAGTTCCATATCTGCGAATTTGATGCCCGGGCTGGTCTTTTTGTCACGGTCATCGAGCAGTACTTCGAAACCGGCAGCGGTAAGCTCGGCATACAGCTTGTCGGTGGCTTCGCGCACGGCATCGGTTTCGTAACGCAGCGGCACCAGGGCGATATGGAAAGGCGCAAGGGCGTCATTCCATAGAATGCCGCGGTCATCATTGTTCTGTTCGATAGCGGCCGCCACTACGCGGGAAACGCCAATGCCATAACAGCCCATGGTCAGCGTGACCGGCTTGCCGTTTTCGCCGAGCACCTGGCAGTTCAGCGCTTCGCTGTACTTGGTGCCCAGTTGGAATATATGCCCGACTTCGATGCCGCGCTTGATTTCCAGGGTACCTTTACCATCCGGGCTCGGGTCGCCTGCCAGCACGTTGCGCAGGTCCGCTACTTCCGGCAACGGTAGGTCGCGTTCCCAGTTGACGCCGAAATAGTGCTTGTCGTCGATATTTGCGCCGGAGGCGAAGTCGCTCATCAGAGCAACCGAGCGGTCGATGATGCAAGGGATCGGCAGATTGACCGGGCCTAGCGAGCCAGGGCCAGCGCCGATGGCTGCGCGAATTTCGGCTTCGTTGGCGAAAACCAACGGGCTGGCAACCAGTTCCAGGTTGGCGGCCTTGATCTCATTGAGTTCGTGGTCGCCACGTACGATCAAGGCGACCAAGGTGCCTTTTTTCGCGCCGTGCACCATCAGGGTCTTGATGGTTTTCTCGATGGCCAGACCAAAGCCTTGTACCAACGCGTCGATGGTCTTGGTGTTCGGGGTTTCAACCATACGCATGCTTTCAGTCGCCGCGCCACGGCTGCCTTCGCGCGGAACTGCCTCGGCTTTTTCGATATTGGCGGCGTAATCGGAGCTGTCGCTGAAGGCGATATCGTCTTCGCCGGAGTCGGCCAGTACGTGGAACTCATGGGAGCCAGTACCACCGATCGAGCCGGTATCTGCCTGCACAGGGCGGAAGTTCAGGCCCAGACGGGTAAATACGTTGCAATAGGCCTGGTGCATGCGGTCATAGGTTTCTTGCAGCGAAGCCTGGTCGACATGGAAGGAGTAGGCGTCCTTCATTATGAATTCGCGGCCACGCATCAGGCCGAAGCGCGGGCGAATCTCGTCGCGGAACTTGGTCTGGATCTGATACAGGTTGATTGGTAGCTGCTTGTAGCTGTTCAGCTCATTGCGCGCCAGGTCGGTGATCACTTCTTCATGGGTTGGGCCTGCGCAGAAATCGCGGCCGTGGCGATCCTTCATGCGTAGCAGCTCAGGGCCGTACTGCTCCCAGCGACCG
This DNA window, taken from Pseudomonas sp. SG20056, encodes the following:
- a CDS encoding proline--tRNA ligase is translated as MRTSQFLLSTLKETPSDAVVISHQLMLRAGMIRKLASGLYTWLPMGLRVLRKVEKVVREEMNAAGALEVLMPGIQPAELWQESGRWEQYGPELLRMKDRHGRDFCAGPTHEEVITDLARNELNSYKQLPINLYQIQTKFRDEIRPRFGLMRGREFIMKDAYSFHVDQASLQETYDRMHQAYCNVFTRLGLNFRPVQADTGSIGGTGSHEFHVLADSGEDDIAFSDSSDYAANIEKAEAVPREGSRGAATESMRMVETPNTKTIDALVQGFGLAIEKTIKTLMVHGAKKGTLVALIVRGDHELNEIKAANLELVASPLVFANEAEIRAAIGAGPGSLGPVNLPIPCIIDRSVALMSDFASGANIDDKHYFGVNWERDLPLPEVADLRNVLAGDPSPDGKGTLEIKRGIEVGHIFQLGTKYSEALNCQVLGENGKPVTLTMGCYGIGVSRVVAAAIEQNNDDRGILWNDALAPFHIALVPLRYETDAVREATDKLYAELTAAGFEVLLDDRDKKTSPGIKFADMELIGIPHRIVVSDRGLAEGNLEYKSRQETEAQAVPVADILSFIQARISH